From Aegilops tauschii subsp. strangulata cultivar AL8/78 chromosome 5, Aet v6.0, whole genome shotgun sequence:
GTAGTTCTTGCCAGTGGCCTGCACAGCTCCAGCTGGTTCCTTTCCCCTAGCTTTGCTCCGCCATCCGGGAGGTGGGCGAACGATCCTCTGCCCCCTGCGCTGCATCATCCCCGTCCCATTGCTGGCTCGAATCGAAGCTTCTTGCTTTTGGGTGGAGGGGCTAGAAGCAGCCATGGCCCAAGCCATTGTCCAAAGCTCATGCAGAAAGCTCAGAGCCGCCATCGCCGTCGGAGACAAGGCCACCGGCAATTTGCAGGAAATAATGGAGACGCTGGAGGTCATACACCCGCTGCTGGCGGACGCCGAGATGCGGTGTCTTCGTTTTAGGTGTGATGCCCCCAAAGAGAAATCGGAAGAAATGGAAACTACGCCGGAAGCCATACAGCCGCTGCTGGAGGATGCCCCCCAGCAAATGGAGGTATGTTACTTCACCATCCTTAAACATTTTGAAGAAAAGCTCAGGTCCTGTCATAGCTAGGCTACGAGATCTATAGGTCACTGAATACGCGAACTTGGCCTGCAGGGGAAGAAGGTGCGGGACTGGCTGCGGCGGGTCGTGAAGGCCGCCTACAACATCTTGGACGAGTTGCAAGACACAATGACACCACCTGCACCCGCGCGAAAGGTATGTACCCGAGTCTATTCATTTTCTGTCTACCGTCCGAGCACTCCTTGGCTCTTTGCAGACCCTCCATTCCTAAAAATAAGGCGTATTTTGTTTCGTTAAGGCTTGCATTTGACCAATAATTACTCTATAAATATAAGGTTTTATGACATGAAATTTGTGTCACTAGATCCGTATTTAAAAGTACTCTGTTATGATAGTGATTTTGTATCACATAAAAGAACCGATTCTCTGCAGTTCATGAAGATGATGCCGCGTGCCAAAGTCCTCAAGAAGAAGAATCTCATGGCCGATAAGATGGAGAAGATAAAAGAAGAAGTCTACAAGCTATGGGTCGACATGGATGAATTTAATCTTATGTCACCTAGTTCCGATGCAAGGATCGAGCCACCACTTATTTATGTAACAGAGGACCcaaagattggaagggagttaaACAAATACAGATCATAATGGAAAGTATATCTGTGAAAAAAAGGGCACCACATTACAGTTCAAATTGGTGGGTGCCAGGATGGCAGCAAGACAAGATTAGCACGAATGGTTTTCAACCATACCCGATTCAAAGACTACTCTAGGGTATGGATCCAATGCTCCAGAAATCTTCACTTGCATCAGATAGGGAAGTCCATAATTTCTCAGGTATCAGGGGAAGAGATCAACGGTGGTTCCGATGACAACATGGAGTATGTGAGCAAGCGCCTTCACCAATTACTTGATGATAGTATTAAGGTACTTGTTGTTTTAGATGGCATATGGCTATCACGGCATGATTGCGAAGAGTTGCAGGGTATGTTAAGGGAAGGGAGCGATCGTGGTGAGGTAATCTTGATAGCGACGGACACTGGAGAAATGCATTTTCGGAGTTATAGTGAATCGAGTGAGGACATGTGCTGGACGATTATCAAGCAACGAAGTCACTTTGAAGGTAGATTGTTTGACAAACAAGAGTTGGAGCAGATTGGTGTAGATATTGCAAAGAAGTGTGAGGGTTCACAGTTGGTAGCTGAAATGCTTGGTGGCGTGCTTCTCTACAAAGATGCTACAGGATGGGCATAAGTATTGAACAGTGATATATGCGAAGATGGCCAAAACGGTGAGCCATTCCTCATGTTAGCATACACTAGTATGCCGCCGAGCTTACGGCTATGCTTTACTTACTTTGCGATGTTCCAAAATGGTCACACTATAGCCAAAGATGATCTGATTTATCAATGGACTTCTCTCGGTCTTATTGAGCAATCCGACAGATTCTCCGCGATACACGTTGGTGAGCAGTATATTTCAATGCTTCTGGGCATGTCACTTCTTCAAACAACAATGCCGGTTTCGGTGAGTTACTCCATACTATGTTTAAAAGACTTTGGGCTTAATTTGTTTGCTTCTAATATTTGCCATGCCAAAACAAATTGGCACTCAATCGTTTTACTCCTAAATTTTGAATGCCCATACTTTGGCTTGGCAGAATTACTGGTTAGGTCTAATTGGATGCCAGCCCATCACTATTTATTTATTTCCAAACATTTGGCATGCCTAAAATTTTACCTCTGAATTTGGCAGGGCAACATATATTTAACACGCTTATACTCTTGTTGCAGACTAGTGGAAGTGCTGATAAGAGTACAACCTGGTTCACTGTAAACCATATGGTGCATGACCTTGCAAAACAAGTTATGCATGACATATATGATACAAAGGAGACGTCTTATCAGCAGGAATTATGCTCTAATAATGACTGCCGCTATGTACTGCTTACCGATTTGAAGTTATCCAGTAAATTGTCTGCCCAAATAAGGGCTCTACGTTGTGTTGGCTCTGGCAAAATGGACCTCAGCGATGATTCATTTTCATTTTCCAAGTGCTTGAGTGTCTTGGATTTAAATGGCACCTCGATGCTGAACTTACCAAATTCTATCTGTCAGTTGAGGCATTTGGGATATCTTAATTTATCAGGCTGCTCTGGACTACTCAATCTACCGGATTCACTTGGAGATCTACTAAATCTGTTGTATATTGATTTATCAGGCTGCTGCGGAGTAAGAAATCTACCTGATTCAGTTGGGAAGCTAATTAATTTGGCGCATATTGACTTATCAGGTTGCTCTGGACTTGTAAATTTGCCAGATTCATTTGGGAAGCTGAAAAATTTGTTGCATATTGACTTATCAAGATGCCCTGGACTTGTAAATTTGCCAGATTCATTTGGGAAGCTGACTAGTTTGAAGCATATCGATTTATCAGACTGCTCTGAACTAGAAAAACTGCCGCAATCATTCGGGAAGCTAACAAATTTGGTGCACATCAACTTATCACGGTGCTCTGGAATAGTTAGTCTATCTCCGTCTTTTGGGAAGCTAATGTATTTGCTGCATATCAACCTATCAGACTGCTCTGGATTGGTAAACTTACCAGAATCATTTGGGAACCTCACAAATTTGGTGCATATCAATTTTTCAGGCTGCTGTGGGCTATTAAATCTGCCTGAGTCATTCGGGAATCTAATAAATTTGCTGCACATTGATTTATCATGTTGCCATGGACTAGGTAAACTGCCGGAATCATTCGGGAAGCTGAAAAATTTGGTACACCTAGATTTATCATTCTGGTCTTGTTTTGAAGGGGTCGAGAAAGCTCTTGGTGGCCTTACCAATCTCCAGCACCTGAACTTGTCACACCCTTGCTGTTATCTTGCTCAACAGCAGTCCTGTCTCGAAGGACTAAAAGATGCTCTGGGCCAGCTCACCAAAATAGAGTATTTGAACCTATCTATGTTCCTGAATCCTATCTTTTACTCAGAGTCAGTAGAGCGAACTCATGGAATTATTGAACGTATCAGTGGCTTTTCCAGTCTGGAACATTTGGATTTGTCTCATAATAGATTTCTACATGATCTACCTGAAAGTTTAGGTGAACTCAACAATCTGCAAACACTGGACCTCTCAGGCTGCATTAGACTGAAGAGCATAGCCAAAAGGATAGGTGAAATCAGGTCTCTCCAGTCAATAAATGTGAGGAACTGCCGCAGTTTGAAAAGTTGTGAGCTTGTGGTTAAACCTGATAACGGAGAAGCATATAGGAACACAAACATTGTTGAGCTCGAGAATGCAAACTTGGAAGAGCTTGAGATAAGCTGTCTTGAAAACGTGAAATCTACTGAAGATGCAAGGCAAATACGTAGGTCACTGGGAGGAGCTGCTCAGAAGTGGAAACTTTGTTGGACTGCGGGCTCCCAAGGATCCATGGACGTCAATGCTCTGTTAGGAGAATAGTGCCACTATATCTGGAGGGCCTTGAGCTACATGGTTACAATGGCGAGACCTGCCTTTCAACCTGGTTGACATCAACCATAACTTATCGTTTTGATACTCTTGTAGAGGTTACCATTGAGGCCATCTCGAGGTGCAGCCGCCCACCACCACTGTGTTTGTTACTAAACCTCCGACGAGCAGTTTTCAGAAGGATGGCTAGCATCACAAGATTCGACATCAATGACCTCACTGGTGAATACCGAACAACACTCAATCGACTCCCCAAGTTGACCCTAGAGTTGGATGATATGGAAAGCCTGGAAGAGTTCAAGACAACATACGACAGAAATGGTAAGGAGTGTATGCTCCCGGCCATTGGTGAGCTGGTGATTACGAAATGTAACAAGGTGTGCTTCGTACCTTTCACGCCTAGAGCTTGGAAATTGGTGATCTCAGAGTGCAGCAAACTAATGGTCCATTCCAGAGGAGGGCACCCTTGTACCTCTGTTTCAGTAAATGAACTGGTGGTGAAGAACTGCAAGA
This genomic window contains:
- the LOC109773858 gene encoding uncharacterized protein isoform X1, translating into MLAYTSMPPSLRLCFTYFAMFQNGHTIAKDDLIYQWTSLGLIEQSDRFSAIHVGEQYISMLLGMSLLQTTMPVSTSGSADKSTTWFTVNHMVHDLAKQVMHDIYDTKETSYQQELCSNNDCRYVLLTDLKLSSKLSAQIRALRCVGSGKMDLSDDSFSFSKCLSVLDLNGTSMLNLPNSICQLRHLGYLNLSGCSGLLNLPDSLGDLLNLLYIDLSGCCGVRNLPDSVGKLINLAHIDLSGCSGLVNLPDSFGKLKNLLHIDLSRCPGLVNLPDSFGKLTSLKHIDLSDCSELEKLPQSFGKLTNLVHINLSRCSGIVSLSPSFGKLMYLLHINLSDCSGLVNLPESFGNLTNLVHINFSGCCGLLNLPESFGNLINLLHIDLSCCHGLGKLPESFGKLKNLVHLDLSFWSCFEGVEKALGGLTNLQHLNLSHPCCYLAQQQSCLEGLKDALGQLTKIEYLNLSMFLNPIFYSESVERTHGIIERISGFSSLEHLDLSHNRFLHDLPESLGELNNLQTLDLSGCIRLKSIAKRIGEIRSLQSINVRNCRSLKSCELVVKPDNGEAYRNTNIVELENANLEELEISCLENVKSTEDARQIRRSLGGAAQKWKLCWTAGSQGSMDVNALLGE
- the LOC109773858 gene encoding uncharacterized protein isoform X2 codes for the protein MAQAIVQSSCRKLRAAIAVGDKATGNLQEIMETLEVIHPLLADAEMRCLRFRCDAPKEKSEEMETTPEAIQPLLEDAPQQMEGKKVRDWLRRVVKAAYNILDELQDTMTPPAPARKFMKMMPRAKVLKKKNLMADKMEKIKEEVYKLWVDMDEFNLMSPSSDARIEPPLIYVTEDPKIGRELNKYRS